From Argopecten irradians isolate NY chromosome 12, Ai_NY, whole genome shotgun sequence, one genomic window encodes:
- the LOC138335996 gene encoding cyclin-dependent kinase 17-like isoform X4, translating to MERSDSELDIDSDEGETLFLLQKEVTKRLSLPADMRLPGHFLARQSLSPEGQLSRRSRRKSLSEIGFGKIESYTKLDKLGEGTYATVFKGRSLLTDNLVALKEIRLEHEEGAPCTAIREVSLLRELKHSNIVTLHDIIHTEKSLTLVFEYLEKDLKQYMDDCGNIMSMTNVKIFLFQLLRGLAYCHKRQVLHRDLKPQNLLINERGELKLADFGLARAKSIPTKTYSNEVVTLWYRPPDVLLGSTEYSTSIDMWGVGCIFYEMACGRPLFPGSTVEDELHYIFKILGTPVEETFPGITKNEDFLSYNFPHYEPEPLINVAPRLDGDGLDLLAKLLKFEAKGRCCAADGTKCPFFNSLGPSVHRLPDTVSIFTIPGIVLHRDPGMRSSSLASTGKIRRQSMLF from the exons ATGGAGCGCTCCGATTCTGAATTGGATATAGATTCTGATGAAGGAGAGACATTATTCCTCCTACAAAAG GAAGTCACCAAGCGACTGTCCTTACCCGCTGACATGCGCCTACCTGGACACTTCCTGGCCAGACAAAGTCTCAGTCCAGAGGGACAGTTAAGTAGGCGTTCCAGGAGAAAATCTCTG TCTGAAATAGGATTTGGAAAAATAGAATCTTATACAAAGTTAGATAAGCTTGGAGAG GGTACCTATGCCACAGTGTTCAAGGGCAgaagtttactgacagacaactTGGTTGCTCTCAAAGAAATCCGCCTTGAGCATGAAGAAGGGGCCCCTTGTACAGCTATACGTGaag TATCGCTACTCAGGGAGTTGAAACACAGTAACATTGTGACTCTCCATGACATTATCCACACAGAAAAGTCTCTCACTCTAGTCTTTGAATACCTg GAAAAAGATCTCAAACAATACATGGATGACTGTGGTAACATTATGAGCATGACAAATGTAAAG atATTTTTGTTCCAATTATTACGAGGCTTAGCCTATTGCCATAAACGACAGGTTTTACATCGGGACCTGAAACCTCAGAATCTTCTTATAAATGAGAGAGGAGAACTCAAATTGGCTGACTTTG GCTTAGCGAGAGCCAAGTCAATTCCTACAAAGACCTATTCAAATGAAGTGGTCACACTATG GTATCGTCCTCCAGATGTCTTACTGGGATCAACAGAATATTCCACCTCTATTGATATGTG GGGTGTTGGTTGTATATTTTACGAGATGGCCTGCGGCAGACCATTGTTTCCCGGCTCTACTGTGGAGGATGAATTGCATTATATATTCAAGATCCTGGGGACTCCAGTTGAGGAGACGTTCCCAGGAATAACAAAAAACGAGGACTTCCTGTCTTACAACTTCCCCCACTACGAGCCTGAACCCCTCATTAATGTAGCTCCCAG GTTGGATGGTGATGGTTTAGATCTCTTAGCAAAACTTCTCAAG TTTGAGGCCAAAGGAAGATGTTGTGCAGCAGATGGTACAAAATGTCCCTTCTTTAACTCCCTCGGGCCAAGTGTACACCGTCTACCTGACA ctgtatcaatatttacaatacCTGGGATAGTGTTACACCGAGACCCCGGCATGAGATCATCATCATTAGCATCTACAG GTAAAATCCGAAGACAGAGTATGCTGTTCTAA
- the LOC138336333 gene encoding ADP-sugar pyrophosphatase-like, whose translation MPKVGSTFVITKKVYNRTLFDLPRQLFVPTSVRSFVRMDKNQTDRPRFVKEEEVARCKWLALNKITYVDARGKERLWEAVKRTTKTESGCDAVCVVAILKRLLKFDSLVLVKQYRPPMKTFTLEMPAGLMDKNETPEQTAIRELKEETGYTATAKHTSPITCMDPGAEDITLQMVTAEIDGDTDENKNPTPTPDESEFIEVVHIPMNDLIGKLNEYSKAGVAVDSRLYCYAIGLEMTKGTTQSPSVDT comes from the exons ATGCCAAAAGTAGGGAGTACTTTCGTTATCACCAAGAAAGTATATAATCGTACTTTGTTTGATCTACCAAGACAATTATTTGTGCCGACATCGGTCAGGTCCTTTGTCAGGATGGATAAAAATCAGACAGACAGGCCACGTTTTGTCAAAGAAGAG GAAGTGGCTAGGTGTAAATGGCTAGCTCTGAACAAAATTACCTATGTTGATGCTCGAGGGAAGGAAAG ATTGTGGGAGGCAGTCAAAAGAACTACAAAAACAGAGTCAGGATGTGATG CGGTCTGTGTGGTTGCTATCCTTAAACGTCTGCTCAAGTTTGATAGTTTGGTCCTTGTCAAACAGTACCGACCTCCTATGAAAACATTCACTCTGGAAATGCCAGCTG GGCTCATGGATAAGAATGAAACACCAGAGCAGACGGCCATTCGGGAGTTGAAGGAGGAAACAGGATATACAGCTACAGCTAAACACACATCTCCAA TTACTTGTATGGATCCAGGTGCTGAAGATATAACACTTCAAATGGTTACAGCAGAG ATTGATGGTGATACAGATGAAAATAAGAATCCTACACCTACACCAG ATGAATCGG AATTTATTGAAGTCGTTCACATTCCCATGAATGACTTGATTGGAAAACTAAATG AATATTCCAAGGCGGGTGTGGCAGTCGACTCCAGACTATACTGTTATGCTATAGGCCTAGAGATGACTAAAGGCACCACGCAGTCGCCTTCAGTGGATACTTAG